A genomic window from Armatimonadota bacterium includes:
- a CDS encoding 2-oxoacid:acceptor oxidoreductase family protein yields the protein MHEEVIMAGTGGQGIMIMGQLLAHAGMTEGREVVWFPSYGPEARGGTADCTVIISSEEIGSPISAHPDTLIGMHQFLFSKFQPCVKPGGLLLVNSSLIDLSIVRGDCKVFAIDANVRAEELGNVRVANMIMLGAYAALTKVVSLDSLIASLAQVLPPHRHKFIPLNEQALLKGAELAATVQ from the coding sequence ATGCATGAAGAAGTAATCATGGCGGGGACTGGCGGCCAGGGGATTATGATAATGGGACAGCTTCTCGCACACGCAGGTATGACCGAAGGCCGAGAGGTCGTTTGGTTTCCATCCTATGGGCCAGAAGCCCGAGGAGGTACTGCCGACTGCACTGTTATTATTTCATCTGAGGAAATTGGCTCACCTATTTCCGCACACCCCGATACCCTTATCGGAATGCACCAGTTCCTTTTCAGCAAGTTCCAACCATGCGTCAAGCCGGGGGGACTGCTATTGGTCAACAGCTCGCTAATTGACCTCTCGATAGTTCGCGGCGACTGCAAAGTTTTTGCCATCGACGCCAACGTTCGCGCCGAAGAGTTAGGAAACGTTCGCGTGGCAAATATGATTATGCTTGGAGCCTATGCGGCGCTGACTAAAGTCGTTTCCTTAGACTCGCTTATTGCTTCGCTAGCCCAGGTGCTGCCTCCTCATAGACATAAGTTCATTCCACTGAACGAACAAGCGCTCTTAAAAGGCGCAGAACTGGCGGCAACTGTACAGTAG
- a CDS encoding C40 family peptidase: protein MQNADGVIIKNVTGLFAEKKTDSEQVTQAIMGQPVKIEKDEGDWLWVQTWDTYHGWVQSRWVSRNVPNPSRVAIVTSLFTNALKEPAPDAEIWTILVITTTLELLGIEEEFVRVRLPNGAQAWVNARDIEIRPAGEQQLPIGPIGQDLVRTAKRFLGVPYLWGGTSPFGIDCSGFMQLVYRLNGIKLLRDAHMQAEDPRAIPVEKSDLQPGDLVFFAGGQDKSRITHVGMACGDGTFIHSSGGAVGVTINNLSDHPYDQNYWGARRMPGN from the coding sequence GTGCAAAACGCAGATGGAGTAATAATTAAAAATGTCACAGGGCTGTTTGCTGAAAAGAAAACAGATTCGGAACAGGTAACCCAGGCTATAATGGGACAGCCGGTGAAAATTGAGAAGGACGAAGGCGATTGGCTTTGGGTCCAAACGTGGGATACCTACCATGGTTGGGTGCAAAGCCGATGGGTCAGCCGAAATGTTCCGAACCCTTCGCGCGTAGCAATCGTGACTTCGCTTTTTACCAATGCACTCAAAGAACCAGCCCCAGATGCCGAAATTTGGACAATTTTGGTGATTACTACCACTCTCGAACTCCTGGGAATCGAGGAAGAATTTGTGCGGGTTCGTCTCCCCAACGGCGCTCAAGCATGGGTAAATGCCAGGGATATAGAGATACGTCCGGCAGGCGAACAACAGCTACCCATCGGACCCATAGGCCAGGATTTGGTGCGCACAGCAAAGCGTTTCCTGGGTGTGCCTTACCTATGGGGAGGCACTAGCCCCTTTGGTATTGATTGCTCGGGGTTTATGCAGCTTGTCTACCGCTTGAATGGCATCAAGCTTCTTCGGGATGCTCATATGCAGGCGGAGGATCCGAGGGCGATTCCTGTTGAAAAATCTGACCTCCAGCCAGGAGATTTGGTATTCTTCGCCGGAGGACAAGATAAATCAAGAATCACTCATGTGGGAATGGCGTGCGGCGATGGCACGTTCATTCATTCATCGGGCGGTGCGGTCGGCGTAACGATAAACAATTTATCCGACCATCCCTATGACCAAAACTATTGGGGTGCACGGCGAATGCCTGGAAATTAG
- a CDS encoding YifB family Mg chelatase-like AAA ATPase, producing the protein MLVRVDSSAILGVDAYVVEVEVDVAMGTPSFTIVGLPDAAVQESRERVRAAVRNTGYDFPWNKRVTINLAPADIKKVGPIYDLPIAIGILAASGQVSLESLPDMMVVGELSLDGLVRSVHGVLPMALAAKEAKKKYMIVPEANTYEAAVVEGLEVYPVNSLTDVLQFMDGSKSFDPVKLDPSKFMLDQPAFDVDFSDVKGQEHVKRALEVAAAGGHNILMIGPPGSGKTMLARRIPTILPPMTLDEALETTKLFSVSGRMDSQSALITTRPFRAPHHTISNAGLSGGGSYPVPGEVSLAHHGVLFLDELPEFRRDVLETLRQPLEDGTVTISRVAGSLTYPARFMLVAAMNPCPCGFYSDPTRACTCNPGIINKYLQRISGPLLDRIDIHIEVPRLKDQELMNHPTGESSATIRARVERAREIQRKRFSSDGKGTFCNAQMNGKQIRKFCTPKDDVKDLLRTAINQLNLSARAYDRILKLARTIADLEGAENIALAHVAEAVQYRSLDRKLWG; encoded by the coding sequence ATGCTCGTTCGAGTAGATTCAAGCGCAATACTTGGAGTAGACGCCTATGTTGTTGAAGTCGAAGTGGACGTTGCCATGGGAACCCCCTCATTCACCATTGTCGGCCTGCCCGACGCCGCTGTCCAAGAATCTCGCGAGCGTGTTCGTGCTGCCGTCCGAAATACTGGCTATGATTTTCCTTGGAACAAGCGCGTCACTATAAACCTTGCGCCGGCAGACATCAAAAAGGTTGGCCCGATTTATGATCTCCCAATCGCCATCGGAATCCTCGCAGCAAGCGGACAAGTGTCGTTAGAATCGCTTCCGGACATGATGGTCGTGGGCGAGCTCTCGCTGGATGGTCTTGTGCGCTCTGTTCACGGCGTCTTGCCAATGGCTTTGGCGGCGAAAGAAGCTAAGAAAAAGTACATGATCGTTCCCGAAGCAAACACTTACGAGGCGGCCGTCGTTGAAGGGCTAGAAGTTTACCCCGTCAATTCCCTAACCGATGTGCTCCAATTCATGGACGGCAGCAAGTCATTTGACCCTGTGAAACTAGACCCCTCCAAGTTCATGCTCGACCAACCTGCTTTTGATGTAGATTTCTCCGATGTAAAAGGCCAGGAACACGTAAAGCGGGCGCTGGAAGTCGCCGCTGCTGGCGGACATAATATTCTAATGATTGGGCCGCCAGGAAGCGGCAAGACCATGCTAGCCCGGCGAATTCCAACAATTCTGCCCCCAATGACTCTGGATGAGGCGCTTGAGACCACAAAGCTTTTCAGCGTAAGCGGACGAATGGATTCACAATCAGCTTTAATAACAACCCGTCCTTTTCGAGCCCCACACCACACAATATCCAACGCCGGACTAAGTGGCGGCGGCTCGTACCCTGTGCCTGGAGAAGTAAGCCTTGCGCATCATGGTGTCCTATTCCTCGACGAATTGCCCGAGTTCCGTCGAGATGTGCTAGAAACCCTTCGCCAACCGCTGGAAGATGGAACTGTGACCATCAGCAGAGTAGCCGGCTCTCTCACCTATCCGGCGAGGTTTATGCTTGTCGCAGCCATGAACCCCTGCCCTTGCGGCTTTTACTCGGACCCCACCCGAGCTTGTACTTGCAACCCAGGGATAATCAATAAATATCTCCAACGAATCTCAGGGCCACTGCTCGACCGAATAGACATCCATATCGAGGTGCCACGTTTAAAAGACCAAGAACTGATGAACCACCCGACTGGCGAAAGTTCAGCAACAATCCGCGCCAGGGTAGAGCGCGCCCGAGAAATTCAAAGGAAAAGATTTTCAAGCGATGGGAAAGGCACATTTTGCAATGCCCAAATGAATGGCAAACAAATACGGAAGTTTTGCACCCCAAAAGACGATGTAAAAGACCTCCTAAGGACAGCTATCAACCAGCTCAACCTCTCTGCGCGCGCCTATGATCGAATTCTCAAGCTCGCTCGGACGATTGCAGACCTAGAAGGTGCTGAAAACATCGCGCTGGCGCATGTCGCAGAAGCTGTTCAATATCGCAGTTTAGACAGGAAACTTTGGGGCTAA
- a CDS encoding RHS repeat-associated core domain-containing protein — protein MRYYHFDALGSTRLLTDSNGNITDEYTSDAWGRLMEHTGSTAQPYQFVGQLGYYTHVQDANLPLLQLGVRFYDPEVGRFTQVDPVDRSPRSFYAYADDSPTFQTDPSGREPVTICGLLTLIYRTATTGYSAGNCLIALYALRECQKCISTAERYAKAMKRYFREKEDGSERYEEWLLRAQPGIECAEICALAGKRGLHAFGGLVCRLLPLCCRAKPL, from the coding sequence GTGAGGTACTATCACTTCGATGCACTTGGGTCGACAAGACTGCTTACTGACAGTAATGGCAATATCACAGATGAGTATACATCCGATGCCTGGGGGAGGCTCATGGAGCATACAGGCTCCACTGCTCAGCCCTATCAATTCGTAGGGCAGTTGGGGTATTATACTCACGTCCAGGATGCCAACTTGCCCTTGTTACAACTCGGCGTCCGCTTCTATGACCCGGAGGTTGGAAGGTTCACGCAGGTGGATCCAGTCGATAGAAGCCCACGGAGCTTCTATGCTTATGCCGATGACTCCCCAACTTTCCAGACCGACCCGTCCGGCCGGGAGCCTGTGACAATATGCGGATTGTTGACACTGATTTACAGGACCGCAACTACTGGATACTCCGCAGGAAACTGCTTAATTGCACTGTATGCACTTAGAGAATGCCAAAAGTGTATTAGTACAGCAGAGCGATATGCAAAAGCTATGAAACGTTATTTTCGGGAAAAGGAAGACGGTTCTGAACGCTATGAAGAATGGCTTCTACGTGCACAACCTGGGATAGAATGTGCGGAGATCTGTGCACTCGCTGGCAAAAGGGGTCTTCATGCTTTTGGAGGCCTAGTCTGTCGTTTATTACCGCTTTGCTGCCGTGCAAAGCCCCTATAG
- a CDS encoding RHS repeat protein, with protein sequence MYNKVKNWTRIDYANGTYSVFEYDEDPRYRMETITHYKDGSPPTELLSIDYPERDGAGNPLSMVDSNGTTYYSYDNNSRLAAVTYPGQSQITFGYDWVGNQG encoded by the coding sequence ATGTATAACAAGGTTAAGAATTGGACTAGGATAGACTACGCCAACGGCACGTACAGTGTTTTTGAGTATGACGAAGACCCACGCTACCGGATGGAGACAATAACACACTACAAGGATGGTTCTCCTCCGACAGAGCTTCTTAGCATAGACTATCCTGAGCGGGACGGGGCAGGAAATCCGCTTAGTATGGTGGATTCCAATGGCACGACGTACTACTCATACGACAACAACAGCCGTCTTGCGGCGGTGACATATCCTGGGCAGTCGCAGATAACCTTCGGGTATGACTGGGTTGGCAACCAGGGTTAG